The Xiphophorus maculatus strain JP 163 A chromosome 23, X_maculatus-5.0-male, whole genome shotgun sequence genome contains a region encoding:
- the LOC102229665 gene encoding fibroblast growth factor 18-like isoform X1 → MSVLPSRFLYLCLHFLVFYFQLQESQQSTADFRFYIENHTRNPDDLSRKQVRIYQLYSRTTGKHVQILGKKINANGDDGGKYALLVVETETFGSHVRIKGKESEHYICMNDKGKIVGRPDGRRQECVFVEEFLENNYTALVSAKYKGWYLGFNRKGRPKKGSRTTQRQQEVHFMKRQPKGRVDPLEEFRFTTVTKRTRRARRLKTHPKRN, encoded by the exons ATGTCCGTGCTGCCTTCGAGGTTCCTCTACCT GTGTTTACACTTTCTGGTTTTCTACTTCCAGCTGCAG GAATCTCAGCAAAGCACTGCCGATTTCAGGTTTTACATTGAAAACCACACGAGGAACCCGGATGACTTGAGCCGGAAGCAGGTCCGGATCTACCAGCTCTACAGCAGGACCACGGGCAAACACGTCCAGATCCTGGGGAAGAAAATCAATGCCAACGGAGATGATGGGGGCAAGTATG cCCTTCTTGTTGTGGAGACGGAAACATTCGGAAGTCACGTTcgaataaaaggaaaagaaagtgaACATTATATTTGCATGAACGACAAGGGCAAAATTGTGGGAAGG CCTGATGGAAGGAGGCAAGAGTGTGTCTTTGTCGAGGAATTCCTGGAGAACAACTACACGGCTCTTGTGTCGGCCAAGTACAAAGGATGGTACCTTGGCTTCAACCGGAAGGGCCGACCCAAGAAAGGCTCACGCACCACGCAGAGGCAACAGGAAGTCCACTTCATGAAGCGCCAGCCTAAGGGTCGAGTGGACCCGTTGGAGGAGTTCCGTTTCACCACAGTAACTAAGCGGACACGAAGGGCTCGGCGATTAAAAACCCACCCCAAGAGGAACTGA
- the LOC102229665 gene encoding fibroblast growth factor 18-like isoform X2: protein MSVLPSRFLYLCLHFLVFYFQLQESQQSTADFRFYIENHTRNPDDLSRKQVRIYQLYSRTTGKHVQILGKKINANGDDGALLVVETETFGSHVRIKGKESEHYICMNDKGKIVGRPDGRRQECVFVEEFLENNYTALVSAKYKGWYLGFNRKGRPKKGSRTTQRQQEVHFMKRQPKGRVDPLEEFRFTTVTKRTRRARRLKTHPKRN, encoded by the exons ATGTCCGTGCTGCCTTCGAGGTTCCTCTACCT GTGTTTACACTTTCTGGTTTTCTACTTCCAGCTGCAG GAATCTCAGCAAAGCACTGCCGATTTCAGGTTTTACATTGAAAACCACACGAGGAACCCGGATGACTTGAGCCGGAAGCAGGTCCGGATCTACCAGCTCTACAGCAGGACCACGGGCAAACACGTCCAGATCCTGGGGAAGAAAATCAATGCCAACGGAGATGATGGGG cCCTTCTTGTTGTGGAGACGGAAACATTCGGAAGTCACGTTcgaataaaaggaaaagaaagtgaACATTATATTTGCATGAACGACAAGGGCAAAATTGTGGGAAGG CCTGATGGAAGGAGGCAAGAGTGTGTCTTTGTCGAGGAATTCCTGGAGAACAACTACACGGCTCTTGTGTCGGCCAAGTACAAAGGATGGTACCTTGGCTTCAACCGGAAGGGCCGACCCAAGAAAGGCTCACGCACCACGCAGAGGCAACAGGAAGTCCACTTCATGAAGCGCCAGCCTAAGGGTCGAGTGGACCCGTTGGAGGAGTTCCGTTTCACCACAGTAACTAAGCGGACACGAAGGGCTCGGCGATTAAAAACCCACCCCAAGAGGAACTGA